A genomic segment from Candidatus Cybelea sp. encodes:
- a CDS encoding biotin/lipoyl-containing protein: MDERYAEETKTLRELLELMHEHDLDTIKVKLGDAIYELSRRGADAAEAWAPPAPASAEQTSPTAPANVTKVAAPLTGVFYRASSPDAVPYVEVGDRVEIGDVVCVLEAMKLFNEIQSDYAGTILRIVPGNGELVSQGEDLFWIEPHS, encoded by the coding sequence ATGGACGAGCGCTATGCCGAGGAGACAAAAACGCTGCGAGAGCTGCTCGAGCTCATGCACGAGCACGACCTCGATACGATCAAGGTCAAGCTCGGCGATGCGATTTACGAGCTTTCCCGGCGCGGAGCGGACGCGGCCGAGGCGTGGGCGCCGCCGGCTCCGGCCTCGGCCGAGCAAACCTCGCCAACCGCACCCGCCAACGTCACTAAAGTCGCCGCTCCCTTGACCGGCGTGTTCTATCGCGCTTCGTCGCCGGATGCGGTGCCGTACGTCGAGGTCGGCGATCGCGTCGAGATCGGCGACGTTGTCTGCGTCCTCGAAGCGATGAAGCTCTTTAACGAAATTCAAAGCGACTACGCCGGCACGATTCTGCGAATCGTTCCGGGCAACGGCGAGCTCGTCTCGCAGGGTGAGGATCTCTTCTGGATCGAGCCGCACTCGTGA
- the hisS gene encoding histidine--tRNA ligase, with protein MPESISAPRGTQDFYPPESTSWNELEARIHALAARFGYGEIRTAVFESTDLFVRGVGEQTDIVEKEMYTFEDRGERSLTLRPEWTAPVVRAALEHHLFAQGPLRLYYIGPIFRYERPQKGRYRQSHQFGVECFGFEGPEADLEVISLAWELIRGHGIEDAVLNINSIGDEQCRPRYRQALVEHFRPHAAVLSPESLRRIERNPLRLLDSKDPADAPFIASAPRFESFLCAQCREHFDALRSYLDLSGIAYVLNPRIVRGLDYYCRTVFEFTSGVLGSQNSLCGGGRYDGLVESLGGPAVPAVGFALGMERFLMTLRAGGAQPEGPRRGLQAIALGAQARATLAPVVVELRRSLNSPTYMDYLERKLLAQLKIADRNRARYALIVGSEELAAGEAILRDLESRSDRAVPLHTVRVLVELLVEAGL; from the coding sequence ATGCCTGAATCGATCAGCGCTCCGCGCGGCACGCAAGATTTCTATCCCCCAGAGTCGACGAGTTGGAACGAACTCGAGGCGCGTATTCACGCGCTCGCGGCGCGCTTCGGCTACGGCGAGATCCGCACGGCGGTCTTCGAGTCGACCGACCTTTTCGTCCGCGGCGTCGGCGAACAGACCGACATCGTCGAAAAAGAGATGTATACGTTCGAGGACCGCGGCGAACGCAGCCTCACCCTGCGCCCGGAATGGACGGCCCCGGTCGTCCGGGCGGCGCTCGAGCACCACCTCTTCGCGCAGGGACCGCTGCGGCTTTACTACATCGGGCCGATCTTCCGTTACGAGCGCCCGCAGAAGGGGCGCTATCGCCAGTCGCATCAATTCGGCGTTGAGTGCTTCGGCTTCGAAGGACCGGAAGCAGATCTCGAAGTGATTTCGCTCGCGTGGGAGCTGATCCGGGGACACGGCATCGAGGACGCGGTGCTCAACATCAACTCCATCGGCGACGAGCAGTGCCGCCCGCGTTATCGTCAAGCGCTGGTCGAGCACTTTCGACCGCACGCCGCGGTTCTCTCGCCCGAGTCGCTGCGCCGCATCGAGCGCAACCCGCTCCGGCTGCTCGACAGCAAGGATCCGGCCGACGCGCCCTTTATTGCGAGCGCCCCGCGGTTCGAATCCTTTCTCTGCGCGCAGTGCCGCGAGCACTTCGACGCGCTGAGGTCGTATCTCGATTTGTCCGGCATTGCGTACGTGCTCAACCCGCGCATCGTGCGCGGTCTCGATTACTACTGCCGAACCGTCTTCGAGTTCACCTCAGGTGTCCTCGGATCGCAAAACAGTCTGTGCGGCGGCGGCCGATATGACGGCCTTGTGGAGTCGCTCGGCGGCCCTGCCGTTCCCGCGGTCGGCTTCGCGCTGGGAATGGAGCGCTTCTTAATGACGCTGCGCGCCGGCGGCGCGCAGCCAGAGGGACCGAGGCGAGGATTGCAGGCAATTGCGCTCGGCGCGCAGGCGCGCGCTACGCTGGCGCCGGTCGTCGTCGAGCTGCGCCGATCCTTGAACTCGCCGACCTATATGGATTATCTGGAACGCAAGCTTTTGGCGCAGCTGAAGATCGCCGACCGCAATCGAGCTCGCTACGCGTTGATCGTGGGCAGTGAGGAGCTCGCTGCGGGAGAGGCGATCTTGCGAGACCTCGAGTCGCGCAGCGACCGCGCGGTGCCGCTGCATACGGTAAGAGTCCTTGTGGAGCTTCTCGTAGAAGCGGGTCTGTAA
- the rfaE1 gene encoding D-glycero-beta-D-manno-heptose-7-phosphate kinase: MTSIMAPDARTLFERANGRRILVIGDLMIDEWIWGTVTRISPEAPVPVVAVVDHSFTLGGAGNVANNLRALRANVVFAGTVGDDDFGVQVRRLLGEQQVDDSGIVTLDDRPTTRKTRVVAHNQQVVRADWESTAPLEGVDRSRVAAFVRERAAQCDGVILSDYAKGLLSREIVEAASLCPLVLADPKPLNVGLLRGVTCVAPNAGEASTMTGITIVDEASLEVAGLRLIEMLDCRYAVITQGEHGMSLFGRNGERLTIPSVARTVYDVSGAGDTVIAMLALALAAGASIEQAMQLANFAAGVVVEKLGTATASPEEIVALVEPATA; the protein is encoded by the coding sequence ATGACGTCAATAATGGCGCCCGACGCCCGGACGCTCTTTGAGCGCGCGAACGGACGGCGCATTCTCGTCATCGGCGATCTGATGATCGACGAATGGATTTGGGGAACGGTGACCCGCATCTCGCCGGAGGCGCCGGTTCCCGTCGTCGCCGTCGTCGACCACTCGTTTACGCTCGGGGGCGCCGGCAACGTCGCAAATAACCTGCGGGCACTTCGGGCGAACGTCGTCTTTGCGGGAACCGTCGGCGACGACGACTTCGGCGTACAAGTGCGACGCTTGTTGGGCGAACAGCAAGTGGACGACAGCGGGATCGTCACGCTGGACGATCGCCCGACGACGCGTAAGACGCGCGTCGTCGCCCACAATCAGCAGGTTGTGCGCGCAGATTGGGAGTCGACCGCGCCGCTGGAGGGCGTGGACCGTTCGCGCGTCGCCGCCTTCGTGCGCGAGCGTGCGGCGCAATGCGACGGCGTGATTCTCAGCGATTACGCGAAGGGACTGCTCTCGCGCGAGATCGTCGAGGCCGCATCGCTCTGCCCGCTCGTGTTAGCCGATCCAAAGCCGCTCAACGTCGGCTTGCTGCGCGGGGTGACCTGCGTCGCGCCCAATGCCGGCGAGGCGTCGACCATGACCGGCATAACGATCGTCGACGAAGCGAGCCTCGAAGTAGCGGGCCTACGGCTGATCGAGATGCTGGATTGCCGCTACGCGGTCATCACGCAAGGCGAACACGGCATGTCGCTCTTCGGGCGAAACGGAGAGCGATTGACGATTCCGTCGGTAGCGCGAACCGTCTACGACGTCAGCGGCGCGGGCGATACCGTCATCGCGATGCTGGCGCTCGCGCTCGCCGCCGGTGCTTCGATCGAGCAGGCGATGCAGTTGGCAAACTTCGCCGCCGGGGTGGTCGTCGAGAAGCTCGGAACGGCGACGGCCTCGCCCGAGGAGATCGTCGCGCTGGTCGAACCGGCGACGGCGTGA
- a CDS encoding SIS domain-containing protein, protein MSKAAPDYHAERGFDELLADRSGLLDEARYRPQVEAIVDALVGALRAGKKILWCGNGGSAAEAQHMAAELSGRYLRERPGLHSEALSVNSSTLTCVGNDYGYDRVFSRQVEAFVAPGDVVIGMTTSGGSRNIVLALEAAKQRGAVTVAFTGNGGGKVADHADYVLMGPDGYAAIVQEVHQVMAHIVCDLVEQRLIFEDGLR, encoded by the coding sequence GTGAGCAAAGCCGCTCCCGACTATCACGCGGAGCGCGGCTTCGACGAGCTGCTCGCCGACCGCAGCGGGCTGCTCGACGAGGCGCGTTATCGCCCGCAGGTCGAAGCGATCGTCGATGCCCTCGTCGGCGCGCTGCGCGCGGGCAAGAAGATCCTCTGGTGCGGCAACGGAGGAAGCGCTGCCGAGGCCCAGCACATGGCCGCCGAGCTTTCGGGCCGGTATCTGCGCGAACGGCCCGGGCTGCACAGCGAGGCGCTCTCGGTAAACTCCTCAACCCTCACCTGCGTTGGCAACGACTACGGATACGATCGCGTCTTCTCGCGGCAGGTCGAAGCGTTCGTCGCGCCCGGTGACGTCGTAATCGGGATGACGACCAGCGGCGGATCGCGCAACATCGTGCTCGCGCTCGAGGCGGCCAAACAACGCGGCGCCGTAACGGTGGCCTTCACCGGTAACGGCGGCGGCAAGGTCGCGGATCACGCCGATTACGTCCTCATGGGGCCGGACGGCTATGCCGCGATCGTTCAAGAGGTTCATCAAGTAATGGCGCATATCGTCTGCGATCTTGTCGAACAGCGCCTGATTTTCGAAGACGGTCTGCGATGA